A single genomic interval of Polaribacter vadi harbors:
- a CDS encoding TolB family protein, with amino-acid sequence MIDENFGVFENKTSFNNKKNKADFVYIKRNQSYNFLKTDKKESSHFLYKSIQGDFILRAHFTITNINFDVKIGWNIRNNLSLNSSNISAFIDEKGNYFLNFNDDKNNQSKKVNIENYVPNVIQLERIGNNYILSIAKFGDPFSTIKIIDKHLFNEVFVGLFITSKKPIEINFTNVRIITPAKKDFIPYQYYIGSNLEILNIKTGLRKTILHSAHSIQAPNWINSDKEMVYNSNGFLYKFHLKSKEVSQIETGFANKNNNDHVFSFDEKLLGISHHNKDDYGDSSIYVMNPKGEKNPKKITLDKIGNSYLHGISPDNKTLIYTAHRKGKYDIYGIDVDTKKEFQLTDTKDLDDGSEYSPDGKYIYFNSNRTGNMQLWRMDSDGKNPKQLTFDTNYKDWFPHISPNGKWIVFISFPPDISFGDHPFYKQCTLRLMPTDLSSDPKIIAYIYGGQGSINVPSWSKDSRRIAFITNSN; translated from the coding sequence ATGATTGATGAAAATTTTGGCGTTTTTGAAAATAAAACTAGCTTTAACAATAAAAAAAATAAAGCAGATTTTGTCTACATTAAGAGAAACCAATCTTACAATTTTTTAAAAACCGATAAAAAAGAATCTTCTCATTTTTTATATAAATCTATACAAGGAGATTTTATATTAAGAGCACATTTTACTATTACAAATATAAATTTTGATGTTAAAATTGGTTGGAATATTCGTAACAATTTAAGCTTAAACTCCTCAAATATTTCTGCTTTTATTGATGAAAAAGGAAATTATTTTTTAAACTTTAATGATGATAAAAACAATCAATCAAAGAAAGTAAATATAGAAAATTATGTTCCAAATGTTATTCAGTTAGAAAGGATAGGAAATAATTATATTTTATCTATTGCTAAATTTGGAGACCCTTTTTCAACAATTAAAATTATAGACAAACATTTATTTAATGAAGTTTTTGTTGGGTTATTTATTACATCAAAAAAACCAATAGAAATAAACTTTACCAATGTAAGAATCATAACACCTGCTAAAAAAGATTTTATACCTTATCAATATTATATTGGTAGTAACTTAGAGATATTAAATATAAAAACAGGTTTAAGAAAAACTATTTTGCATTCTGCACATTCTATTCAAGCTCCAAATTGGATAAATTCTGACAAAGAAATGGTTTATAATTCCAACGGATTTCTTTATAAATTTCATTTAAAATCAAAAGAAGTTTCACAAATAGAAACTGGTTTTGCAAATAAAAATAACAATGATCATGTGTTTTCTTTTGATGAGAAGTTGTTAGGAATCAGTCATCATAATAAAGATGATTATGGAGATTCTTCAATTTATGTTATGAATCCGAAAGGAGAAAAAAATCCAAAGAAAATAACATTAGACAAAATAGGAAACTCTTATTTACATGGAATTTCTCCAGACAATAAAACGTTAATTTATACAGCTCATAGAAAAGGAAAATATGATATTTATGGAATTGATGTTGACACTAAAAAAGAATTTCAATTAACAGACACAAAAGATTTAGATGATGGTTCTGAATATTCACCAGATGGAAAATATATTTATTTCAATTCCAACAGAACAGGAAACATGCAATTGTGGAGAATGGATTCTGATGGTAAAAACCCTAAACAATTAACTTTTGATACCAATTATAAAGATTGGTTCCCACACATTTCTCCAAATGGAAAATGGATTGTTTTTATATCATTTCCACCAGATATAAGTTTTGGTGATCATCCTTTTTACAAACAGTGTACTTTGCGTTTAATGCCTACAGATTTAAGTTCTGATCCTAAGATTATTGCTTATATTTATGGAGGTCAAGGATCAATTAATGTTCCAAGTTGGTCAAAAGACAGCAGAAGAATTGCTTTTATTACGAATAGTAATTAA
- a CDS encoding sialate O-acetylesterase has translation MKKQILYFLFFLSQISLANVILPSVFSDHMVLQQNDEVKFWGWANPNEEVTIQPSWTNEIYKTKTNNQAKWELIIKTPSYGGPYTVSIKGYNEIVLKDILIGEVWLCSGQSNMEMSASWIIKNMDEVEKANQPNIRFFNVPKISATSLQQNMPANWQVSSPETMKNSSAIAYFFAKRIQEEYKDIPVGLIISAWGGTPAEIWMPEEAIKNNSLVNEAAKKLKPVEWGPTEPARAFNAMINPLVGYNIAGALWYQGESNVGAKNYDKTFSTLINSWRKLWKKEFPFYFVQIAPYKYGDDHFGGAEVRNAQRVVSKAVDKTGMVIIDDVSTIDDIHPKDKKTVGVRLANIALKNHYQKISGLVESPEIDKIDFEGKKAILYFKNAEGLCIKDKKSLFEISDDNKVFYTAKAKLKDEKILLSSKKVKNPKYVRFAWKNTSQSNVFNNANLPLSTFTTEN, from the coding sequence ATGAAGAAACAGATTTTATATTTTTTATTTTTTTTATCCCAAATTTCTTTGGCAAATGTAATTTTACCAAGTGTTTTTTCAGATCATATGGTTTTACAGCAAAATGATGAGGTTAAATTTTGGGGTTGGGCAAATCCAAATGAAGAAGTTACAATTCAGCCTTCTTGGACCAATGAAATTTATAAAACAAAAACTAACAATCAAGCAAAATGGGAGCTAATTATAAAAACTCCTAGTTATGGAGGACCATATACAGTATCAATAAAAGGTTATAATGAAATCGTTTTAAAAGATATTTTAATTGGTGAAGTTTGGTTGTGTTCAGGACAATCTAATATGGAAATGTCTGCTTCTTGGATAATTAAAAACATGGATGAAGTTGAAAAAGCAAATCAGCCTAATATTCGTTTTTTTAATGTTCCAAAAATATCGGCAACATCTCTACAACAAAATATGCCTGCAAACTGGCAAGTTTCTTCGCCAGAAACCATGAAAAATTCAAGTGCAATAGCGTACTTTTTTGCAAAACGAATCCAGGAAGAATATAAAGATATTCCTGTTGGATTAATAATTTCTGCTTGGGGAGGAACTCCAGCAGAAATTTGGATGCCAGAAGAAGCTATAAAAAATAATTCTTTAGTAAATGAAGCCGCTAAAAAGTTAAAACCTGTTGAGTGGGGACCAACTGAACCTGCACGTGCTTTTAATGCAATGATAAATCCACTAGTTGGTTATAATATTGCTGGCGCTCTTTGGTATCAAGGAGAAAGTAATGTTGGTGCAAAAAACTACGATAAAACATTTTCTACATTAATAAACTCATGGAGAAAATTATGGAAAAAAGAATTCCCTTTTTACTTTGTTCAAATTGCACCTTATAAATATGGTGATGATCATTTTGGTGGAGCAGAGGTTAGAAACGCACAAAGAGTTGTCTCTAAAGCTGTTGATAAAACAGGAATGGTAATTATAGATGATGTTTCAACTATTGATGATATTCATCCAAAAGATAAAAAAACAGTTGGAGTTAGATTGGCAAATATAGCATTGAAAAATCACTATCAAAAAATTAGTGGATTAGTAGAAAGTCCAGAAATAGATAAGATAGATTTTGAAGGAAAAAAAGCAATTCTTTATTTTAAAAATGCAGAGGGTTTGTGCATAAAAGATAAAAAATCATTATTTGAAATATCTGATGATAATAAAGTTTTTTATACTGCTAAAGCGAAATTAAAAGATGAAAAAATTCTCCTTTCATCAAAAAAAGTTAAAAACCCAAAATATGTTCGATTTGCTTGGAAAAATACTTCCCAGTCAAACGTATTTAATAATGCGAATCTTCCTCTATCAACTTTTACTACAGAAAACTAA
- a CDS encoding SGNH/GDSL hydrolase family protein has translation MYNSTNKLIKYSGRFEKISDTKTALISSASSAEFTVKGDSVTIYVQSENTVRNYFVIAINDEYQKRYKLEGDSIQKITLKTPKKESNKIGIYKATEASSGNIIFHGFDAFDLISTDEKPFLIEFIGDSITCGALADNSDIDCNEGEYIDQHNAYLAYGPRLARTLNADFILSSVSGMGMYRNWNDENIEEPIMPQVYENLYLNTDSSKKYAFKTQPDMVSICLGTNDMSDGDGVKNRLPFNEEKYTENYINFVETIYSHYPNTQVVLLNSPMVSGDKNTTLISCLKNVKDHFKDKEIKIFEFDELLVNGCNYHPSIQDHKEIATQLLPFFKQVLNQ, from the coding sequence ATGTACAATTCAACAAACAAGTTAATAAAATATTCAGGAAGGTTTGAGAAAATTTCTGATACCAAAACTGCATTAATTAGTTCTGCATCATCTGCAGAATTTACTGTAAAAGGAGATTCTGTAACTATATATGTACAATCAGAAAACACCGTTCGCAACTATTTTGTGATTGCAATAAATGATGAATATCAAAAAAGATATAAATTAGAAGGAGATAGTATTCAAAAAATCACATTAAAAACACCTAAAAAAGAAAGCAATAAAATAGGAATTTATAAAGCAACAGAAGCTTCTAGTGGAAACATAATTTTTCATGGATTTGATGCATTTGATTTAATTTCAACGGATGAAAAACCTTTTTTAATTGAGTTTATTGGCGATTCTATAACCTGTGGTGCTTTGGCAGATAATAGTGATATTGATTGTAATGAAGGTGAATATATAGATCAACACAATGCTTATTTGGCTTATGGCCCAAGATTGGCAAGAACATTAAATGCAGATTTTATTTTAAGTTCAGTTTCAGGAATGGGAATGTATAGAAACTGGAATGATGAAAATATTGAGGAACCAATTATGCCTCAAGTTTACGAAAACTTGTATTTAAATACAGATAGTTCAAAAAAATACGCTTTTAAAACTCAACCAGATATGGTAAGTATTTGTTTAGGAACAAATGACATGTCTGATGGAGATGGAGTTAAAAATCGCTTGCCTTTTAATGAAGAAAAATACACTGAAAACTACATTAATTTTGTTGAAACGATTTACAGTCATTACCCAAACACCCAAGTTGTTTTATTAAATAGCCCAATGGTTTCTGGTGATAAAAACACGACTTTAATATCTTGTTTAAAAAATGTAAAAGACCATTTTAAAGACAAAGAAATTAAGATTTTCGAGTTCGATGAGCTTCTTGTAAATGGTTGTAATTATCATCCAAGTATTCAAGATCATAAAGAAATTGCAACACAATTGTTACCTTTTTTTAAACAGGTATTAAATCAATAA
- a CDS encoding AraC family transcriptional regulator, producing the protein MTENINREITLLKPEDVFLIIDRVKQKFDFPIHFHPEYELNFILNGRGIRRVVGSSMEEIGDVELVLVGSNLEHGWETYNCKRNKIYEITIQFHENLFSEKLLSLKNFKPIKDLFARSKQGVLFDEKTAIHLMSKIKALSSKNGIDDFVKLLKLLEELANSKNQLILSTNIERNNQFEGSEKIKKVHDFLNENYARKISLHEISDLVNMSQSSFNRFIKKRTGKTFIEFTNDTRISYATKFLVETDLSIGEIGYKCGFNSIANFNRFFKKSKNITPSKFKSEFKSIQRFK; encoded by the coding sequence ATGACCGAAAATATTAATCGAGAAATTACACTCTTAAAACCAGAAGATGTTTTCTTGATAATTGATCGCGTAAAGCAAAAATTTGATTTTCCAATTCATTTTCATCCAGAATACGAGTTAAATTTTATTTTAAACGGAAGAGGAATTAGAAGAGTTGTAGGAAGCTCTATGGAAGAAATTGGCGATGTTGAACTCGTTTTAGTAGGTTCTAATTTAGAGCATGGTTGGGAAACATATAACTGTAAAAGAAATAAAATTTATGAAATTACCATTCAGTTTCATGAAAATTTATTTAGTGAAAAATTACTCTCTTTAAAAAACTTTAAACCTATAAAAGATTTATTTGCAAGATCTAAACAAGGTGTGCTTTTTGATGAAAAAACAGCCATACATTTAATGTCAAAAATAAAAGCACTTTCATCAAAAAATGGTATTGATGATTTTGTAAAACTTTTAAAACTTCTTGAAGAACTAGCCAATTCAAAAAACCAACTTATACTTTCTACTAATATAGAAAGAAACAACCAATTTGAAGGCAGTGAAAAAATTAAAAAAGTGCATGATTTTTTAAACGAAAATTATGCGCGAAAAATCTCTTTACATGAAATTTCTGATTTGGTAAATATGAGTCAAAGCTCTTTTAATCGCTTTATAAAAAAAAGAACAGGAAAAACGTTTATCGAGTTTACAAATGATACAAGAATTAGTTACGCAACAAAATTTTTAGTAGAAACAGATTTATCAATTGGAGAAATAGGCTATAAATGTGGTTTTAATAGCATTGCAAATTTTAATCGATTTTTTAAAAAATCTAAAAATATTACACCAAGTAAATTTAAATCAGAATTTAAATCAATACAACGATTCAAATAA
- a CDS encoding GH1 family beta-glucosidase: protein MIKFPNDFIWGTATSAYQIEGAHDANGKGPSIWDSFCTIPNRIKNNENGNIAIDHYHKYKEDVALLKSQGFKAYRFSISWARIMPEGKGKVNEEGIQFYSNLIDELLKNDIVPWVTLYHWDLPLALEMENDGWLKPDIVDVFEEYAKLCFERFGDRVKNWITINEPWVVAILGYGQGVFAPGRVSNTEPYLAAHHLILAHAKAVKLYKTSFKHQKGFIGITNNCDWREPFTDKPADIEAAERALLFFLGWFADPIYFGDYPQVMKDRLGDRLPKFTDEEKELIKNSSDFFGLNHYTTMYAAEDDHSGKKSSVYGNGGISEDQDVILSQDKNWPLTAFNWAVVPWGCYNLLEWISKRYHNPDIYITENGFACNDKLENGEVNDLERLDYYRQYLEACNKAIKDGINLKGYFAWSLFDNFEWASGFSVRFGINYIDYKTLKRIPKASALWFKKIITNKGW, encoded by the coding sequence ATGATTAAATTTCCAAATGATTTTATATGGGGAACTGCAACTTCAGCTTATCAAATTGAAGGAGCTCATGATGCAAATGGAAAAGGACCTTCTATTTGGGATAGCTTTTGCACTATTCCTAACCGAATAAAAAATAACGAAAACGGAAATATTGCCATAGATCATTATCATAAATATAAAGAAGATGTTGCCTTGTTAAAATCGCAAGGTTTTAAAGCCTATCGTTTTTCAATTTCTTGGGCCAGAATTATGCCAGAAGGAAAAGGAAAAGTAAATGAAGAGGGCATTCAATTTTATTCAAATCTTATAGATGAATTATTAAAGAACGATATTGTGCCTTGGGTAACTTTATATCATTGGGATTTGCCTTTGGCTCTTGAAATGGAAAATGATGGTTGGTTAAAACCAGATATTGTTGATGTTTTTGAAGAATATGCAAAACTTTGTTTTGAAAGATTTGGTGATCGTGTTAAAAATTGGATTACTATAAACGAACCTTGGGTTGTTGCAATTTTAGGGTATGGACAAGGTGTTTTTGCTCCAGGAAGAGTTTCTAATACAGAACCATATTTGGCAGCACATCATTTAATTTTAGCCCATGCAAAAGCTGTAAAACTTTATAAAACAAGCTTTAAACATCAAAAAGGTTTCATTGGAATTACAAATAATTGCGATTGGAGAGAACCATTTACAGACAAACCTGCAGATATTGAAGCTGCAGAACGTGCTTTACTATTTTTCTTAGGATGGTTTGCAGATCCAATATATTTTGGAGATTATCCACAAGTAATGAAAGATAGACTTGGAGATAGATTGCCGAAATTTACAGACGAAGAAAAAGAATTGATTAAAAATTCTTCAGATTTCTTTGGCTTAAATCATTACACAACCATGTATGCAGCAGAAGATGATCATTCAGGAAAAAAAAGTAGTGTTTATGGAAATGGAGGTATTTCTGAAGATCAAGATGTAATTTTATCACAAGATAAAAACTGGCCATTAACTGCATTTAATTGGGCTGTTGTGCCTTGGGGATGTTATAATTTATTAGAATGGATTAGCAAACGTTATCATAACCCTGATATCTATATTACAGAAAATGGTTTTGCTTGTAATGACAAATTAGAAAATGGAGAAGTTAATGATCTAGAAAGATTAGATTATTACAGACAATATTTAGAAGCCTGTAACAAAGCAATTAAAGATGGAATCAATTTAAAAGGCTATTTTGCATGGAGTCTTTTTGATAATTTTGAATGGGCTTCTGGTTTTTCTGTTCGTTTTGGAATTAACTACATAGATTATAAAACACTAAAAAGAATTCCAAAAGCATCTGCTTTATGGTTTAAAAAAATCATTACAAATAAAGGTTGGTAA
- the bglX gene encoding beta-glucosidase BglX, with amino-acid sequence MKKLLILSVIILVSMKCKTIKGQEKKINTKQEIERKVDSLLQLMTIEEKVGQMNQYNGFWDVTGPIPEGGSAEKKYEHLRKGWVGSMLSVRGVKEVRAVQKIVVEESRLGIPLIIGFDVIHGYKTLSPIPLAEAASWDLAAIKKSAEVAAAEASAVGINWTFGPNVDIVRDARWGRVMEGAGEDPFLGSRIAEARVHGFQGNDLSATNTIAACAKHFAAYGFAEAGKEYNTVDIGTSTLHNIVLPPFKAAVNANLRTVMNSFNEINGVPVTGSSFLQRDILKGKWNFDGFVISDWASINEMINWGHAKDKREAAKIASIAGSDMDMEGNVYIEELAQLVKDDVVKEAILDDAVRRILRVKFELGLFENPYKYCDEAREKEMIGNPKHHEAVLDMAKKSIVLLKNENNLLPLKKEGQKIALIGALANDKTSPLGSWRIASDDETAVSVLEGMQAYKGNELTFAKGAEFFIGKQSFLNEVVVNTTDKSDFDEAIKIAKQSDVVVMVLGEHGFQTGEGRSRTNLQLPGVQQELLEAVYKVNKNIVLVLNNGRPLAITWADKHIPAIVEAWQLGTQTGNAVAQVLYGDYNPSGKLPMSFPRNVGQVPIYYNYKNTGRPIDKDGNVFWSHYMDVEKTPLYPFGYGLSYSTFEYSDLKLNGTSFEIGNDINVSVNVKNTSSVDGKEVVQLYIRDLFGSITRPVRELKGFELTALKAGETKTINFTLNKETLGFYNNDGKYIVEPGDFKVFVGGSSITVHETSFELK; translated from the coding sequence ATGAAAAAACTATTAATATTGAGCGTAATTATTTTAGTTTCAATGAAATGTAAAACTATAAAAGGTCAAGAAAAAAAAATAAATACAAAACAAGAAATTGAGCGTAAAGTAGATTCACTTTTACAATTAATGACTATTGAAGAAAAAGTGGGTCAAATGAATCAATATAATGGTTTTTGGGATGTAACTGGTCCTATTCCAGAAGGTGGAAGTGCAGAAAAAAAATACGAACATTTACGCAAAGGCTGGGTAGGTTCTATGTTGTCTGTTAGAGGCGTTAAAGAAGTAAGAGCAGTTCAAAAAATTGTTGTAGAAGAATCGCGTTTAGGAATTCCGTTAATTATTGGCTTTGATGTAATTCATGGTTATAAAACACTAAGTCCAATTCCATTAGCAGAAGCTGCAAGTTGGGATTTAGCAGCTATAAAAAAATCGGCAGAAGTTGCAGCAGCAGAAGCTTCTGCAGTTGGAATTAATTGGACATTTGGACCAAATGTAGACATTGTAAGAGACGCACGTTGGGGAAGAGTTATGGAAGGTGCAGGAGAAGATCCTTTTTTAGGAAGTAGAATTGCAGAAGCACGTGTTCATGGTTTTCAAGGTAATGATTTATCAGCAACAAATACAATTGCAGCATGTGCAAAACATTTTGCGGCTTATGGTTTTGCAGAAGCAGGTAAAGAATATAACACAGTAGATATTGGAACATCAACGTTACACAATATTGTGTTACCACCATTTAAAGCAGCTGTAAATGCCAATCTTAGAACTGTAATGAATTCTTTTAATGAAATAAATGGAGTTCCTGTTACAGGAAGCTCATTTTTACAAAGAGATATTTTAAAAGGAAAATGGAATTTTGATGGTTTTGTGATTTCAGATTGGGCTTCTATAAACGAAATGATTAATTGGGGACATGCAAAAGACAAACGTGAAGCAGCAAAAATTGCATCTATAGCAGGTTCTGATATGGATATGGAAGGGAATGTTTATATAGAAGAATTAGCACAATTAGTAAAAGACGATGTTGTTAAAGAAGCTATTCTAGATGATGCTGTTCGTAGAATTTTACGTGTTAAGTTCGAACTTGGTTTATTCGAAAACCCATATAAATATTGTGATGAAGCTCGTGAAAAAGAAATGATTGGAAATCCAAAACATCATGAAGCAGTATTAGATATGGCAAAAAAATCGATTGTTTTATTAAAAAATGAAAACAATTTATTACCACTTAAAAAAGAAGGTCAAAAAATTGCTTTAATTGGTGCTTTGGCTAATGATAAAACGAGTCCTCTAGGAAGTTGGAGAATTGCATCTGATGATGAAACAGCAGTTTCAGTTTTAGAAGGAATGCAAGCTTATAAAGGCAATGAATTAACCTTTGCAAAAGGAGCAGAATTTTTTATAGGTAAGCAATCATTTCTTAATGAAGTGGTAGTAAACACAACAGATAAAAGTGATTTTGACGAAGCTATCAAAATTGCAAAACAATCTGATGTTGTAGTAATGGTTTTAGGAGAACATGGTTTTCAAACAGGGGAAGGAAGAAGTAGAACAAACCTTCAATTACCAGGTGTTCAACAAGAATTATTAGAAGCAGTTTATAAGGTAAATAAAAACATTGTTTTAGTGTTAAATAATGGTAGACCATTGGCAATAACTTGGGCAGATAAACACATACCTGCAATTGTTGAAGCTTGGCAATTAGGAACTCAAACAGGAAATGCAGTGGCACAAGTTTTATATGGAGATTATAATCCTAGTGGAAAATTACCAATGTCTTTTCCTAGAAATGTAGGTCAAGTTCCTATTTATTACAATTATAAAAATACAGGAAGACCTATTGATAAAGATGGTAATGTATTTTGGTCTCATTATATGGATGTTGAAAAAACACCTTTATATCCTTTTGGGTATGGTTTAAGTTATTCAACTTTTGAATATTCTGATTTAAAATTAAACGGAACATCTTTTGAAATTGGAAATGACATTAACGTTTCTGTAAACGTTAAAAACACAAGTTCTGTTGATGGAAAAGAAGTTGTACAACTTTATATAAGAGATTTATTTGGAAGTATAACAAGACCTGTAAGAGAATTAAAAGGATTTGAATTAACAGCATTAAAAGCTGGGGAAACAAAGACAATTAATTTTACTTTAAATAAAGAAACTTTAGGTTTTTATAATAATGATGGAAAATACATTGTTGAACCTGGAGATTTTAAAGTTTTTGTTGGTGGAAGTTCTATTACAGTGCATGAAACGAGTTTTGAGCTAAAATAA
- a CDS encoding T9SS type A sorting domain-containing protein produces the protein MKTKLLYLFIFMLSVLSLNAQTGTITNFSMGNNPIELGGTLNISFDYTSTVAGTIEIALYKSQNSGSEIDWNTSVNWHTISVDIAATATTVNETITLTGIADTSADIAPEVYAVMLQLKDGSTSLAQLNSYGIQANNTVTINAASTVLNTVTFLSTPSATVEAGESIEVSVNYTLLAEGILKFAVRKYDNEWDWIGDDNGGEIIAEYLNPAPATDSDGTDVTRTLLIPEATTASADLTNQLYRVYVSLHDPSWASFTDKQNLLIITAPTVAGLEDINADGIVMYPNPVSDNLFIKNSKLEATSIKICDIMGRTVKSISNTKDIKSIDVSSFSKGIYILTTDNKKQFKFIKK, from the coding sequence ATGAAAACAAAATTACTTTATCTATTTATCTTTATGTTAAGTGTTTTAAGCCTTAATGCACAAACAGGTACTATTACTAATTTTAGTATGGGCAATAATCCTATTGAATTAGGAGGAACATTAAACATTTCTTTTGATTATACCTCAACTGTTGCAGGGACTATTGAAATTGCTTTGTATAAATCACAAAACAGTGGTTCAGAAATTGATTGGAATACAAGTGTAAATTGGCACACAATATCTGTTGATATTGCAGCAACAGCAACTACCGTTAATGAAACTATAACTCTAACTGGAATAGCTGATACAAGTGCAGATATTGCACCTGAAGTTTATGCTGTAATGTTGCAATTGAAAGATGGAAGTACAAGTTTAGCTCAATTAAATAGTTATGGTATTCAAGCTAATAATACTGTTACAATTAATGCAGCTAGTACAGTTTTAAATACTGTTACATTTCTTAGCACACCTTCTGCTACAGTAGAAGCAGGAGAAAGTATTGAGGTTTCTGTTAATTATACTTTACTTGCTGAAGGTATTTTAAAATTTGCCGTTAGAAAATATGATAATGAATGGGACTGGATTGGCGATGATAATGGAGGTGAAATAATTGCTGAATATTTAAACCCAGCACCAGCAACAGATTCAGATGGAACAGATGTTACTAGAACTTTATTAATACCTGAAGCTACAACTGCTAGTGCAGATTTAACAAATCAATTATACAGAGTTTATGTATCTCTACATGATCCTTCATGGGCATCATTTACGGATAAGCAGAACTTATTAATTATTACGGCTCCAACAGTTGCTGGTTTAGAAGACATTAATGCAGATGGAATAGTTATGTACCCAAATCCAGTATCTGATAATTTATTTATTAAAAATAGTAAATTAGAAGCTACATCTATTAAGATTTGCGATATTATGGGTAGAACAGTTAAATCGATTTCTAATACTAAAGACATAAAATCTATTGATGTTTCTAGTTTCTCGAAAGGAATTTATATTTTAACTACGGATAATAAAAAGCAATTTAAATTTATAAAAAAGTAA